In the genome of Massilibacillus massiliensis, one region contains:
- a CDS encoding ChbG/HpnK family deacetylase, translated as MKQLIINADDFGLHELINEGIVEAYTAGCVTSTSIMAGGGAFEHAVNLIEKHSKLGVGVHLTLVGANPVARSDIHTLLTQDGAFLPNYSQFIKRYVSGQISNEHIEWEFLCQMQKVAGTGIKITHIDSHQHLHVLPGIQKIICRVAREFGVDRMRIPAEPVGFIGMGDYNINRFFARAALTGCSFLAQRVYAREGFVFPQHFFGMLEGGAMTQLSLSHILQELPNGISEIMVHPGKETATLGQLFPWSYHWGEELMALKDEKVLDCIKRNEIQMINYGDLEKRCE; from the coding sequence ATGAAGCAATTAATCATTAATGCAGATGATTTTGGATTGCATGAGTTAATAAATGAAGGCATAGTAGAGGCTTATACTGCGGGTTGTGTTACAAGCACATCAATTATGGCGGGCGGGGGCGCTTTTGAACATGCCGTTAATTTGATTGAGAAACATTCAAAACTTGGTGTTGGTGTGCACTTAACACTGGTTGGAGCAAATCCAGTAGCACGCAGTGATATTCATACCTTGTTGACACAAGATGGAGCTTTTCTTCCTAACTATAGTCAATTTATTAAGAGATATGTTAGTGGTCAAATCTCTAACGAACATATAGAATGGGAATTTTTATGCCAAATGCAGAAAGTGGCGGGCACAGGAATTAAAATAACGCATATTGATAGCCACCAACACTTGCATGTCCTGCCGGGAATACAAAAAATTATTTGCAGGGTCGCCAGAGAGTTTGGCGTTGACAGAATGAGAATACCAGCGGAGCCTGTAGGGTTTATAGGAATGGGAGACTATAATATAAATCGATTTTTTGCGAGAGCAGCTCTTACTGGATGTTCATTCTTGGCGCAAAGAGTTTATGCAAGAGAGGGTTTCGTGTTTCCACAACATTTTTTTGGAATGCTGGAAGGTGGAGCTATGACGCAATTATCTTTATCGCATATTTTGCAAGAGCTGCCAAATGGAATATCTGAAATCATGGTACATCCAGGGAAGGAAACAGCTACGTTAGGGCAGTTGTTCCCTTGGAGCTACCATTGGGGAGAAGAACTGATGGCATTAAAAGATGAAAAAGTTTTAGATTGTATCAAAAGGAATGAAATACAGATGATCAATTATGGTGATTTGGAAAAGCGGTGTGAATAA
- a CDS encoding glycosyltransferase family 2 protein — protein sequence MKLISIVVPVFNEQENVKMFYQEVNKYMDSLRYEYELIFIDDGSKDDTAMILKRLAQQDGKVKAIFLARNFGHQVALTCGLDYARGDAVITMDGDLQHPPELLPDLLEKWEEGFDIVQTVRIDTIGVSRLKKFTSAMFYRLINIMSSVDIIAGGSDFRLIDKKVVQTFHCFKEKARFIRGIIGDMGYRQVQIEFVASERFAGRSKFSPKKMFSFALDGITAYSKLPLRFAFYLGLIFGILSFGLTLDVVYTRVFTNDAVPGWATIAASILLLGGIQLVGLGIIGEYIGRIFEEVKERPLYWVRSELNSRTEVISQKNNDENSLKY from the coding sequence ATGAAACTGATCTCAATCGTTGTACCTGTTTTTAATGAACAGGAGAATGTGAAGATGTTTTATCAGGAAGTAAATAAATATATGGATTCTTTGAGGTATGAATACGAACTGATTTTTATTGATGATGGTTCAAAAGATGATACTGCTATGATCCTTAAACGATTGGCACAACAGGATGGAAAGGTTAAAGCAATTTTTTTAGCCCGGAATTTTGGACACCAAGTAGCATTAACTTGCGGACTTGATTATGCCAGAGGGGATGCAGTAATTACTATGGATGGTGATTTGCAGCATCCGCCGGAATTACTACCAGATTTACTGGAAAAATGGGAAGAAGGATTCGATATAGTACAGACTGTCCGAATTGATACTATCGGTGTTTCTAGATTAAAGAAATTTACTTCAGCTATGTTTTATCGCTTAATCAATATTATGTCCAGTGTTGATATTATAGCGGGTGGCTCAGATTTTCGGTTGATAGATAAGAAAGTGGTACAGACGTTTCATTGTTTTAAGGAAAAAGCTCGTTTCATTCGGGGGATTATTGGTGACATGGGATATAGGCAAGTGCAGATTGAATTTGTGGCATCTGAGCGCTTTGCAGGCAGATCTAAATTTTCTCCTAAAAAAATGTTTTCTTTTGCGTTAGACGGAATCACAGCGTATTCAAAGCTGCCTTTGCGCTTTGCTTTTTATCTAGGGTTAATTTTCGGGATTTTAAGTTTTGGATTAACCTTGGATGTAGTTTATACAAGAGTGTTTACGAACGATGCTGTTCCAGGATGGGCTACAATAGCCGCTAGTATATTACTCTTAGGGGGCATTCAATTGGTGGGCTTGGGTATCATTGGTGAATATATCGGTCGTATTTTTGAGGAAGTCAAGGAAAGACCTCTCTATTGGGTGCGGTCTGAGCTGAATAGTCGGACTGAAGTGATTTCTCAAAAAAATAACGATGAAAATAGCTTGAAGTATTAG
- a CDS encoding NAD-dependent epimerase/dehydratase family protein — MTEFFGRVMMEGEGEMKVLVTGGAGFIGSHIVDLLVQSDIQVTILDNLSTGSLRNINPKASFVKKDIRDKDLRKLMECTGFNYVIHQAAQTMVSNSLKNPYYDCDVNIRGLVNLLEASRWTGVKRIIFASSAAIYGDTPILPITEEGEKDPVSFYAESKLTGEHYLNLYQKNFGLEYVALRYANVYGERQGDSGEGGVISTFLNRLMHDQRLTVYGDGKQTRDFIYVKDVAMANYQALFTREANRSCNISTVQETSLRDLIETLSRVCGKQPEVTNMAPRENDIRHSVLDNQSAVSNLNWHPTYTLEEGLYSMLRAYQH; from the coding sequence ATGACAGAATTTTTTGGGCGCGTAATGATGGAAGGAGAAGGTGAAATGAAAGTTCTTGTAACAGGAGGCGCGGGCTTTATTGGCTCACACATTGTAGATTTATTAGTTCAATCTGATATACAGGTAACTATTTTAGATAATTTGAGTACTGGATCTCTTAGAAATATCAATCCCAAAGCGAGTTTTGTAAAAAAGGATATCCGGGATAAAGATCTTAGAAAATTAATGGAGTGCACAGGGTTTAATTATGTTATTCATCAAGCTGCCCAAACGATGGTTTCAAATTCTTTAAAGAATCCTTATTACGACTGTGATGTAAATATTCGTGGATTGGTTAATCTTTTAGAAGCAAGTCGATGGACAGGCGTAAAGAGGATCATTTTTGCATCAAGTGCGGCTATTTATGGTGATACACCAATATTGCCGATTACTGAAGAAGGTGAAAAGGATCCAGTATCTTTCTATGCAGAGAGTAAGTTGACTGGGGAACATTATTTAAATTTATATCAGAAAAACTTTGGGTTAGAGTATGTCGCACTGCGGTATGCAAATGTCTATGGAGAACGTCAAGGTGACAGTGGTGAAGGGGGTGTCATCAGTACATTTTTAAATAGACTCATGCATGATCAGAGATTGACTGTATATGGTGATGGAAAACAGACACGGGATTTTATCTATGTTAAGGATGTTGCTATGGCAAATTATCAGGCATTATTTACGCGTGAAGCAAATCGGAGTTGCAATATTAGCACGGTGCAAGAAACTAGCCTTCGGGATCTGATTGAAACGTTATCCCGGGTCTGTGGAAAACAGCCAGAAGTGACAAACATGGCACCGCGTGAGAATGATATACGTCATTCGGTATTAGATAATCAGTCTGCAGTTAGTAACCTGAACTGGCATCCGACGTATACGTTAGAAGAAGGTCTTTATTCGATGCTGAGAGCATATCAACACTAA
- a CDS encoding ArnT family glycosyltransferase, protein MFTFLGIHPLLDPDEPVYAETAREMLQFQDFISPRIYGEFWYDKPPMYYWLVAAAFSIFGQGEFAARVPSAFFAVSGAVLVYLSGRKLFNERAGLLSALVLVTSFEYFYLGNAAVTDMTLTFFMTAALLSFLHQKYNLLYVLAALAVVTKGPVAIFFCGLIISLYLGVTGSFNSIKTIKIIRGSVVFALIALPWYGVMYYLHGMTFIETFLGFHNVTRFLQPEHVSGAVWYYYIPVLLLGFFPWSACLVQAFLSAMKEKGQYRNVCIFLEIWIFVIFLFFSISQTKLVSYILPIYPPLALLIGYYFDKIWTEKRYKALISFAGFLGLIVAVLSIVMSFTGIGTTVNLISVVKGVTIILSGVAILVLFQSFRHNFRAVFTTTVLGMIIFLVFLMKWGMPILAPAFSVKAFADQFQQQYSGQAPVYIEKFYRPGFMYYTGIAGFEFSEEQLRTALSSEKGRAYFVMKKTSFESLPSSIQSQLRLLVDQEDVMLLFYENNEHSLRKGL, encoded by the coding sequence ATGTTTACATTTTTGGGAATTCATCCCTTGTTGGATCCTGATGAACCTGTATATGCTGAGACGGCCAGAGAAATGTTGCAATTTCAGGATTTTATTTCTCCGCGCATTTATGGTGAGTTTTGGTATGATAAGCCTCCGATGTATTATTGGCTCGTGGCAGCGGCATTTTCTATTTTTGGTCAAGGGGAGTTTGCGGCTAGAGTTCCATCGGCTTTTTTCGCTGTAAGTGGAGCTGTTCTCGTCTATTTATCAGGACGAAAACTTTTTAATGAACGAGCTGGATTGCTTAGCGCATTGGTTTTGGTCACTAGTTTTGAATATTTTTATCTTGGTAATGCAGCCGTTACTGATATGACGTTAACCTTTTTTATGACAGCGGCTTTGTTATCGTTTTTGCATCAAAAATATAATCTGCTGTACGTATTAGCCGCACTTGCAGTCGTGACTAAAGGGCCGGTCGCTATTTTTTTCTGTGGTCTAATTATTAGTTTATATCTAGGGGTAACAGGTAGTTTCAATAGCATAAAGACAATAAAAATTATTCGTGGCAGTGTAGTTTTTGCTTTGATTGCTTTGCCCTGGTATGGCGTAATGTATTATCTTCATGGAATGACGTTTATTGAGACTTTTTTGGGCTTTCACAATGTAACTCGTTTTTTGCAGCCAGAGCACGTGTCTGGTGCAGTTTGGTATTATTATATTCCTGTATTACTTCTAGGTTTTTTCCCGTGGTCAGCCTGTCTAGTACAGGCTTTTCTTTCAGCAATGAAAGAAAAGGGGCAGTATCGTAATGTCTGTATATTTTTAGAGATATGGATATTCGTTATATTTTTATTTTTTTCGATATCACAGACAAAACTCGTTTCATATATCTTACCAATATATCCTCCATTGGCATTACTGATTGGTTATTATTTTGACAAAATATGGACGGAAAAGCGATATAAGGCGTTAATTTCTTTTGCAGGATTTTTGGGACTCATTGTTGCTGTTTTGAGTATTGTCATGTCATTTACCGGAATAGGGACAACGGTAAATTTGATATCCGTTGTCAAGGGGGTAACGATAATTTTAAGTGGGGTAGCGATTTTAGTTCTATTTCAGAGCTTTCGTCATAATTTCCGTGCTGTATTTACTACGACGGTATTAGGAATGATCATATTTCTAGTGTTTTTAATGAAGTGGGGTATGCCCATACTTGCTCCTGCTTTTTCGGTGAAAGCATTTGCTGATCAATTTCAACAGCAATACAGTGGGCAAGCCCCAGTATATATCGAAAAATTTTATCGACCGGGCTTTATGTATTACACGGGAATTGCAGGTTTTGAATTTAGCGAGGAACAGCTGAGAACAGCTCTTTCTAGTGAAAAAGGCAGAGCATACTTTGTTATGAAAAAGACAAGCTTTGAAAGTTTACCCTCGTCGATACAGAGTCAACTTCGGCTACTTGTTGATCAAGAAGATGTAATGCTTTTATTTTATGAAAACAATGAACATTCTCTCAGAAAGGGACTATGA
- a CDS encoding ArnT family glycosyltransferase codes for MKVFSNVNSFMRANKMYVRIFLFSFFAYMFFNQAMPITDPVESNYALTAKEMVLTADWISPRIYGNVWFDKPVFFYWLTALTFKFFGFSAWAARLVPAFFASVGLVLLYWFTSKIASRKTAILAVIIMGTSFEYMILAKLIITDMVFFLFNCAALGFFYLGYVRMDGCKWWYLAAYVSMAFAVLTKGPIGVLLPGLVIIVFIATQRNWAELKAMFLPTGVFLFAVVALPWYVTMYALHGTAFIDTFFGVHNYLRATVSEHPKDNVSYYYFAVFVISLLPWSALAIKSLIQGGKKLLHQTSSLYVFFFVWIAAYFGFYSLMATKYLTYTFPILFPIAILTAVHLEQILKSERVATICYWIGIPVLLLGVVYVFAAYRYLSGANFQMVMISLLTFLVFSMWKARKKNTDDIFKLICLWQLGIYIILCVFIYPVIAENRSGKKIAESMIYLGAEKIGMYQFYSTSAVFYSDEIAVKLTSSEVVDSTQSKELDWSSKYTMPIQELTDFGEQWQSSNSLVVVPDKQRENFLLNADPYRYQLLKRIEGVSYYSIIK; via the coding sequence ATGAAAGTATTTAGTAATGTAAATTCGTTTATGCGTGCCAACAAAATGTATGTGCGTATATTTTTATTTTCGTTTTTTGCTTATATGTTTTTTAATCAGGCAATGCCTATTACAGATCCGGTAGAATCGAATTATGCGTTGACAGCGAAAGAGATGGTATTGACAGCGGACTGGATATCACCAAGAATTTATGGTAATGTATGGTTTGATAAACCTGTATTTTTTTATTGGCTTACAGCCTTAACTTTTAAGTTCTTTGGTTTTTCCGCGTGGGCAGCGCGGTTAGTGCCAGCTTTTTTTGCCTCTGTAGGTTTGGTTCTGCTGTATTGGTTTACGAGCAAAATTGCATCGCGGAAGACAGCAATTTTAGCTGTAATCATTATGGGAACATCCTTTGAATATATGATTTTAGCAAAATTGATTATTACGGATATGGTGTTTTTTTTATTTAACTGCGCTGCTTTAGGCTTTTTTTATCTAGGATATGTAAGAATGGATGGTTGCAAGTGGTGGTATCTTGCAGCTTATGTTAGCATGGCTTTTGCTGTATTGACTAAGGGCCCGATTGGTGTTTTGCTGCCTGGTTTGGTAATCATTGTTTTCATTGCGACACAGCGTAATTGGGCAGAGCTCAAAGCAATGTTTTTGCCAACTGGAGTCTTTTTATTTGCTGTTGTAGCTCTGCCGTGGTATGTTACTATGTATGCCCTACATGGTACTGCGTTCATCGATACTTTTTTCGGTGTGCATAACTATCTTCGCGCAACAGTTTCCGAACATCCTAAGGATAATGTGAGCTATTATTATTTTGCTGTATTTGTAATCAGCTTGTTGCCTTGGTCTGCTTTAGCGATAAAATCTTTGATTCAGGGCGGAAAAAAATTGCTCCATCAAACTTCTTCATTATATGTATTCTTTTTTGTTTGGATTGCTGCTTACTTTGGTTTTTATTCGCTGATGGCAACCAAGTATCTGACTTATACATTTCCCATTCTTTTTCCGATAGCAATTTTGACTGCTGTTCACCTGGAGCAAATACTAAAGAGTGAGCGAGTGGCGACGATTTGCTATTGGATCGGAATTCCGGTATTATTGCTTGGGGTGGTTTATGTATTTGCCGCTTACCGATATTTATCTGGGGCAAATTTTCAAATGGTTATGATTAGTTTGTTAACATTTTTGGTATTTAGTATGTGGAAAGCGAGGAAAAAAAACACGGATGATATTTTCAAGTTGATCTGTTTGTGGCAACTGGGAATATATATTATACTTTGTGTTTTTATATATCCTGTTATAGCAGAAAATCGCTCAGGAAAAAAAATCGCAGAGAGTATGATTTATCTTGGTGCGGAAAAAATAGGAATGTATCAGTTTTACAGTACTTCAGCAGTTTTTTATAGTGACGAGATTGCAGTTAAGCTCACCTCGTCGGAGGTCGTGGATTCAACACAGTCAAAAGAACTCGACTGGTCAAGCAAATATACTATGCCAATACAAGAACTTACTGATTTTGGAGAACAATGGCAATCTTCTAATAGTTTGGTTGTCGTACCTGATAAACAAAGAGAAAATTTTCTGCTGAATGCAGATCCGTATAGATATCAGTTGCTAAAGCGTATAGAGGGTGTGTCTTATTATTCAATAATAAAATGA
- a CDS encoding sensor histidine kinase, whose protein sequence is MFTKTRKRLTLHYVTVMMLLMAAFIVMSSVGVFWILYQEEKHDLLSLAEEEAREQVRMYKEKDTYFESLTKKTKNNVDDEDVFYYVFDTKQQMTAAKEPAYVIRSGALGIISDWDVDDGDVAFRKIRLDNGDQAVVLLCSTKMYDGDQELGAVFMGEDVSVEYLILKMLFFVMVLVSIIFLIVAAFAEHLLARKAMTPIKQAFSRQREFTADASHELRTPLSVLQLSLEAVRNDDDQMLSSFSTQVLEDMNGEIHRMTKLITDLLTLARADAGTTNILKEKFDLIAMAEVLIRSVQPLAVVNEVKLKMQGEEVAFIMADRERINQLLLILIDNAIKYTPAGGEVTVLITRTTSPKPFVTIVVNDTGEGISEKDKTLIFERFYRVDKSRSREEGGTGLGLSIAKWIVDVHGGTIKVESTLGRGSSFIICLPI, encoded by the coding sequence ATGTTTACGAAAACCCGTAAACGATTAACTTTGCATTATGTGACGGTTATGATGCTGCTCATGGCGGCTTTTATTGTCATGAGCTCGGTAGGCGTATTTTGGATATTGTATCAAGAAGAAAAGCATGATCTACTTTCTTTGGCGGAGGAAGAGGCCCGAGAGCAAGTGAGAATGTACAAAGAAAAAGATACTTATTTTGAGTCGTTGACGAAGAAAACTAAAAATAACGTGGATGACGAGGATGTTTTCTATTATGTGTTTGATACCAAACAACAGATGACTGCAGCTAAAGAGCCAGCCTATGTAATTCGAAGTGGTGCATTAGGTATTATAAGCGATTGGGATGTAGACGACGGAGACGTTGCTTTTAGAAAAATTCGTCTTGATAATGGTGATCAAGCTGTAGTGCTGTTGTGTAGTACAAAAATGTATGATGGAGATCAAGAACTAGGCGCCGTTTTTATGGGTGAAGACGTCAGTGTTGAATATCTAATATTAAAGATGTTGTTCTTCGTTATGGTTTTAGTCTCAATTATTTTTCTGATCGTCGCTGCTTTTGCCGAGCATTTGTTGGCCAGGAAGGCAATGACTCCGATTAAGCAGGCTTTTTCCCGTCAGCGTGAATTCACCGCCGATGCTTCTCATGAATTGCGTACACCTCTGAGTGTTCTCCAGCTTTCTTTGGAAGCAGTGAGAAATGATGATGATCAGATGCTATCATCATTTTCTACACAAGTTCTAGAGGATATGAATGGTGAGATTCACAGAATGACAAAACTCATAACAGACTTATTAACTTTGGCACGCGCGGATGCGGGCACAACGAATATTTTAAAAGAGAAATTTGATCTGATTGCTATGGCAGAGGTTCTTATTCGTTCAGTACAGCCACTCGCAGTAGTGAATGAAGTCAAACTAAAAATGCAAGGTGAAGAAGTAGCGTTTATTATGGCCGATCGAGAAAGGATAAACCAACTACTTTTGATTTTGATTGATAATGCAATTAAGTATACTCCTGCTGGTGGTGAAGTTACTGTTCTGATCACAAGAACAACGAGTCCTAAACCATTTGTTACAATTGTTGTAAATGATACAGGAGAAGGAATTTCGGAGAAAGATAAAACATTGATTTTTGAACGGTTTTACCGAGTAGATAAGTCAAGATCGCGTGAAGAAGGTGGTACTGGGCTTGGGTTATCTATTGCCAAGTGGATTGTAGATGTTCATGGTGGAACAATAAAAGTGGAAAGTACTTTGGGGAGAGGTAGTTCATTTATTATTTGCTTGCCAATCTGA
- a CDS encoding response regulator transcription factor → MRVLLAEDDTKLGKLIKHMLEKSDIRIDWVVNGDLALEYALYDPYDVVILDWMMPGQTGIAVCNQLRKQGYNGAVLMLTAKDAVDDRVLGLDTGADDYIVKPFEFAELLARLRALARRSNIKLTEDIMQFGNLIFDGLTHCIRQGATEVQLTSREFQLLNLLVRNQDSVIPREIILDRIWGLETEVSSNNLDAYVRLLRRKLTPFKNVVIIQTVRGVGYKLSVQNLCNNL, encoded by the coding sequence ATGAGAGTGTTGCTTGCCGAGGATGATACTAAGCTGGGGAAGTTGATCAAGCATATGTTGGAGAAATCTGATATACGAATTGATTGGGTAGTGAATGGAGACTTGGCGTTGGAATATGCGCTTTACGATCCTTATGATGTAGTGATTTTAGATTGGATGATGCCAGGACAAACAGGCATTGCTGTTTGCAACCAGCTACGTAAACAAGGTTATAATGGGGCTGTTTTAATGCTGACTGCAAAAGATGCTGTTGATGATCGAGTGCTAGGTTTAGACACTGGTGCAGATGATTATATTGTCAAGCCATTTGAGTTTGCAGAGCTGTTGGCTAGGCTTCGAGCTCTGGCTAGACGCAGTAATATAAAATTAACAGAAGATATTATGCAATTTGGTAATTTGATTTTTGATGGACTGACACATTGTATTAGACAGGGAGCTACTGAGGTGCAACTGACTAGTCGAGAGTTTCAATTGCTTAATTTATTGGTTCGTAATCAGGACAGTGTAATTCCTCGAGAAATTATTTTGGATCGAATATGGGGATTAGAAACAGAAGTATCTTCCAATAATTTGGATGCTTACGTCCGGTTGTTGAGGCGAAAACTTACGCCCTTTAAGAATGTGGTTATTATACAGACAGTTCGTGGGGTTGGGTATAAATTGAGTGTTCAAAATCTATGTAACAATTTATAA
- a CDS encoding phosphatase PAP2 family protein: MRIKILIMALVFIFLPSMQALADDDSKERDQPSVFSHQDIQINPQQYIERLLVSSANAVVAGEIAEEVIIVDGDLTVLPSAKIRGKIIILGGQLKNQSGNVMAKTPWIIAPVKFSFTAVVLIGVILFSVGGLIVVPYLLWTFIRILSRFPFFIRFKDRLLKIRDQWPFLYIAITLIFSALMLSLFMAVAWQTIFRQSTGVFDSVFIWCIRYFASSELDLIMIRITNLGFSFFYGSIVFITVSVLAFLRRWIELKGLAVCLLGGTVLNEILKHTFERTRPEVFHIVAASGFSFPSGHAMTSLCFYGMVTFFLVRNRSRHWIIVGTVAAVILIASIGISRIYLGVHYPSDIVAGYAAGATWLSFSISLVMWWEKKREQLLLKQ; the protein is encoded by the coding sequence TTGCGAATAAAAATCTTAATCATGGCCCTAGTGTTCATATTTTTGCCAAGTATGCAGGCGCTTGCAGATGACGATAGCAAAGAGCGTGATCAACCAAGTGTTTTTTCTCATCAAGATATTCAAATTAATCCACAGCAGTATATTGAACGACTTTTGGTATCAAGTGCTAATGCTGTCGTTGCAGGAGAAATTGCGGAGGAAGTCATCATTGTCGATGGTGATTTGACTGTTTTGCCTAGTGCGAAAATTCGTGGGAAGATTATTATATTAGGTGGGCAATTGAAAAATCAATCAGGGAATGTCATGGCGAAGACTCCATGGATTATTGCGCCTGTAAAATTTTCTTTTACGGCGGTCGTTCTTATTGGAGTCATACTTTTTTCTGTTGGCGGTCTTATTGTGGTACCGTATTTATTGTGGACGTTTATTCGAATACTAAGTCGGTTTCCTTTTTTTATACGCTTTAAAGACCGACTATTGAAAATAAGAGATCAGTGGCCATTCCTTTATATTGCAATAACACTTATTTTTAGTGCATTGATGTTAAGTCTGTTCATGGCAGTGGCATGGCAAACCATATTTCGTCAATCGACAGGTGTATTTGATAGCGTATTTATTTGGTGCATTCGTTATTTTGCATCCAGTGAGTTAGATCTAATTATGATTAGAATAACCAACCTTGGTTTCAGCTTCTTTTATGGAAGTATAGTTTTTATTACAGTTTCCGTATTGGCGTTTCTTCGACGTTGGATTGAGCTTAAAGGATTGGCTGTTTGTCTACTAGGCGGAACTGTTTTAAATGAAATATTGAAACATACGTTTGAACGTACTCGACCGGAAGTTTTTCATATAGTGGCTGCATCAGGGTTTAGCTTTCCGAGTGGCCATGCGATGACATCTTTATGTTTTTATGGAATGGTGACTTTTTTTCTTGTTCGGAATCGATCGCGGCACTGGATTATTGTAGGGACTGTTGCGGCAGTTATACTTATAGCATCTATAGGTATAAGCAGAATTTACTTAGGGGTTCATTACCCTAGTGATATCGTAGCAGGATATGCTGCTGGTGCGACTTGGTTAAGTTTTTCTATTTCATTGGTAATGTGGTGGGAAAAGAAGAGGGAGCAGTTACTCTTAAAACAATAA
- a CDS encoding sensor histidine kinase, translated as MFAKIRNQLTLRYAMVMMLLMIAFIITSAAGLLWVLYEEEKHDLRSFTEEEAREQVGIYKEKDAFFQLPTKESESNDHGAKIFYYVFDTDQQMAAAEEPAYAIRSGVLRIIDEWKEANGEVALKKFRLANDDRVVVMLCSMKIYDGDQELGTVFMGEDISDYYQMLKVLLAVMVFVSLIFLIIAALAGHLLAGKAIIPIKQAFFRQREFAADASHELRTPLSVLQLSLEAVRNDDDQMLSSFSTQVLDDMNVEIRRMTKLVTDLLTLARADAGTKNILKEKFDLIAMAEDLIRSVQPLAAVNEVKLKMQSEEVVFIMADRERISQLLLILIDNAIKYTPAGGEVAVLITRTTSPKPFVTIVVNDTGEGISEKDKILIFERFYRVDKTRSREEGGTGLGLSIAKWIVDVHGGTIKVESTSGRGSSFIIRLPI; from the coding sequence ATGTTTGCAAAAATTCGTAATCAATTAACTCTGCGTTATGCGATGGTTATGATGTTATTAATGATAGCTTTTATTATTACGAGTGCCGCAGGTTTACTTTGGGTTCTTTATGAAGAAGAAAAGCATGATTTACGATCCTTTACAGAAGAAGAGGCTAGAGAACAAGTTGGGATATACAAGGAAAAAGATGCTTTTTTTCAATTACCGACAAAGGAATCTGAGAGTAATGATCATGGTGCTAAGATTTTTTATTATGTTTTTGATACCGATCAACAGATGGCTGCAGCTGAAGAGCCGGCTTATGCAATTCGAAGTGGTGTGTTGCGTATTATAGATGAGTGGAAGGAAGCTAACGGAGAAGTTGCCTTGAAAAAATTTCGTCTTGCGAATGACGATAGAGTCGTTGTTATGTTATGCAGTATGAAGATATATGATGGAGATCAAGAACTAGGCACTGTTTTTATGGGGGAAGATATTAGCGATTATTATCAAATGCTAAAAGTGTTACTAGCTGTCATGGTTTTTGTATCTTTAATTTTTTTAATTATTGCTGCTCTAGCTGGACATTTATTAGCGGGAAAGGCGATCATACCAATTAAACAGGCTTTTTTTCGACAGCGTGAATTTGCCGCCGATGCTTCTCATGAATTGCGTACACCCCTGAGTGTTCTCCAGCTTTCTTTGGAGGCAGTGAGAAATGATGATGATCAAATGCTATCATCATTTTCTACGCAAGTTTTGGATGATATGAATGTTGAGATTCGCAGAATGACAAAACTCGTAACAGATTTATTAACTTTGGCACGTGCTGATGCGGGAACAAAAAATATTCTAAAAGAAAAATTTGATCTGATTGCTATGGCGGAGGATCTTATTCGCTCAGTGCAGCCACTCGCGGCAGTGAATGAAGTTAAATTGAAAATGCAAAGTGAAGAAGTTGTGTTTATTATGGCTGATCGAGAAAGGATAAGCCAACTACTTTTGATTTTGATTGATAATGCAATTAAGTATACGCCTGCTGGTGGTGAAGTTGCTGTTCTGATTACACGAACAACGAGTCCTAAACCATTTGTTACAATTGTTGTAAATGATACAGGAGAAGGAATTTCGGAGAAAGATAAAATATTGATTTTTGAACGGTTTTACCGAGTAGATAAGACAAGATCGCGTGAAGAAGGTGGTACTGGGCTTGGATTATCTATTGCCAAGTGGATTGTAGATGTTCATGGTGGAACAATAAAAGTGGAAAGTACTTCGGGGCGAGGTAGTTCATTTATTATTCGTTTGCCAATCTGA